A genomic stretch from Komagataeibacter xylinus includes:
- a CDS encoding AraC family transcriptional regulator, with product MSSSLARAVTCYLDAQGCGANGLCTTSFDGLNIIRLSEKTPPSGMVYKPSLCITLQGAKAVEFGDAIFEYGAMAFLLVSIEIPALGRVTEASPECPYIGITLDLDAGILREVMSELAQPPVPSNDQGIGVFVADLSEDLADCIRRLIRLLDNPAALPILWPAIMREICFWLLTGPHAGEVCKLVLPDSHMQRVAEAIHLLRANFTKPVRIEHLAAVARMSLSSFHQHFKTLTSMTPLQYQKQLRLLEARRLMVSEDVNVSHAAFEVGYESPSQFSRDYVRRFGTAPKRDVMELRSFII from the coding sequence ATGTCTTCATCTCTCGCCAGAGCTGTAACCTGCTATCTGGACGCGCAGGGTTGTGGCGCGAATGGGCTTTGCACGACGTCGTTCGACGGTCTGAATATCATCAGACTGAGCGAAAAGACGCCGCCGAGTGGCATGGTCTACAAACCGTCGCTCTGCATCACCCTTCAGGGCGCGAAGGCGGTGGAGTTTGGCGATGCCATTTTCGAGTATGGGGCGATGGCGTTCCTGCTGGTCAGCATCGAAATACCCGCTCTTGGCCGCGTGACGGAAGCAAGCCCTGAATGTCCCTATATCGGCATCACCCTGGATCTGGACGCAGGTATCCTGCGTGAGGTCATGTCGGAACTCGCTCAGCCGCCCGTTCCCTCGAATGATCAGGGTATCGGGGTCTTCGTCGCCGACCTGTCTGAAGATCTGGCGGATTGCATCCGACGACTTATACGCCTGCTCGATAATCCTGCGGCACTCCCGATCCTCTGGCCTGCGATCATGCGGGAAATCTGTTTCTGGCTGTTAACAGGGCCTCATGCGGGCGAGGTCTGTAAACTCGTCCTGCCCGACAGTCACATGCAACGGGTTGCAGAGGCTATTCATCTGCTGCGCGCCAACTTTACAAAGCCGGTAAGGATTGAGCATCTTGCCGCCGTTGCACGCATGAGCCTCTCGTCTTTCCATCAGCATTTCAAGACACTGACGTCTATGACACCGCTCCAGTATCAAAAACAGTTGCGTCTGCTTGAGGCGCGCCGCCTGATGGTATCAGAGGACGTCAACGTCTCGCACGCGGCGTTTGAAGTTGGTTACGAAAGCCCGTCGCAGTTCAGTCGGGACTATGTCCGCAGGTTCGGGACAGCACCCAAACGCGACGTGATGGAACTTCGGTCCTTTATCATCTGA
- a CDS encoding MFS transporter — translation MMTDFRPPTTQSPEVSLRRLGLGLFLVSIGKSSVQSAVAGVLVAAKLNFIAGKSDRISLVALIAVVSGIASLFAAVFSGNLSDRTRSRWGMRSPWIVGGGIVCTLALLAMAVAQSVFMLLVATSVVMMAFSAQLVATTAVIPDRVPGAQRGSLNAALGVGQLIGLALGLIISSPFIGNPGKGALCIAVVPTLAGLIFVMVAREQSNKDVPRLPADTAAVLKSLLPPIAALDFYWAVSARFFIVLGTAMLLSYQLYIVTDYLRQDQAGAAMTLSQSAVAYVAGAIIGGALGGPISDRFRRRKPLTYLSSFLIGASILLLLGWAEPWAMIGYKAVNGFGYGIYLAVHGALATEVLPNPKTRGKDLGFLTVANTLGGIFAPMLTAMAVRLGGYPSMFALAAFLCIGSALLIVPIRSVR, via the coding sequence ATGATGACGGATTTTAGGCCCCCAACGACGCAGAGTCCTGAAGTCAGTCTGCGCAGACTCGGTCTTGGATTATTCCTTGTTTCCATTGGGAAAAGTTCTGTTCAGTCTGCTGTCGCTGGTGTGTTGGTCGCGGCCAAGCTTAATTTTATCGCGGGCAAATCCGATCGTATTTCATTGGTGGCCCTGATCGCTGTTGTTTCCGGAATCGCGTCGTTATTCGCGGCGGTATTTTCCGGGAATCTTTCCGACAGAACCCGGAGTCGCTGGGGTATGCGAAGCCCGTGGATCGTAGGCGGAGGTATTGTTTGCACGCTCGCGCTACTGGCAATGGCGGTAGCGCAAAGCGTCTTCATGCTGCTCGTCGCGACGAGCGTCGTGATGATGGCATTCAGCGCGCAGCTTGTGGCCACGACGGCCGTCATTCCAGATCGCGTGCCCGGGGCCCAACGCGGCTCCCTTAATGCAGCGTTAGGCGTAGGACAACTTATCGGCCTTGCGCTGGGGTTGATCATTTCTTCCCCTTTTATTGGGAACCCTGGCAAGGGAGCCCTCTGCATCGCTGTGGTCCCCACTCTGGCTGGTCTTATTTTTGTAATGGTCGCGCGGGAGCAGTCGAATAAGGATGTACCACGACTTCCTGCGGATACCGCTGCGGTGTTGAAGTCTCTTTTGCCTCCAATCGCCGCTCTTGACTTCTATTGGGCCGTGTCCGCCAGATTTTTCATAGTGCTGGGTACCGCCATGTTGCTCAGCTACCAACTCTATATTGTCACTGATTATCTTCGACAGGATCAGGCGGGGGCTGCGATGACCCTGAGTCAGTCCGCCGTAGCCTACGTCGCCGGTGCCATCATCGGTGGTGCATTGGGTGGTCCCATTTCTGACCGTTTTCGCCGGCGCAAGCCACTTACCTACCTGTCTTCCTTCCTGATCGGAGCCTCAATCCTTCTGCTGCTGGGCTGGGCTGAGCCTTGGGCAATGATAGGCTACAAGGCGGTCAATGGATTTGGTTACGGTATCTACCTCGCCGTTCATGGCGCCCTGGCGACGGAAGTTCTGCCGAACCCCAAGACACGCGGTAAGGACCTGGGCTTCCTGACAGTAGCCAATACGCTGGGCGGAATCTTCGCACCAATGCTTACCGCAATGGCCGTCAGGCTCGGTGGTTATCCCTCAATGTTCGCGCTCGCAGCCTTCCTCTGCATTGGCTCGGCCTTGCTGATCGTGCCCATCCGTTCAGTTCGCTGA
- a CDS encoding SDR family NAD(P)-dependent oxidoreductase translates to MIRHVWLITGSSRGFGRSLATAALEAGDSIVATARRPEQLAELVEKYGDRVLPVALDVTDAAAAREAIDAAVMHFGRVDIVVNNAGYANIAAVETAPEDDFRRQFETNFWGVYNVSKAALPVLRKQGSGTIVQFSSVGGRVGGTPGLGSYQAAKFAVDGFTRVLAAETAPFGIRYLVIEPGGFATDWAGASMDIQNIPQEYDATVGNIARIMGTATTNRGDPDRAGEIIVRTVKRANIPTHLVLGGGAVQSAIAYSNKQIAEVTAWQAISNSADFGQEYPADMPADEPAK, encoded by the coding sequence ATGATTCGACATGTCTGGTTGATAACAGGGTCTTCACGCGGCTTTGGTCGGTCGTTGGCTACGGCTGCGCTTGAGGCAGGTGATTCCATCGTTGCGACGGCCCGCCGCCCCGAACAACTGGCGGAACTGGTCGAAAAATATGGCGACCGCGTGCTTCCGGTCGCGCTCGATGTGACGGATGCCGCTGCTGCGCGCGAGGCGATTGACGCTGCCGTCATGCATTTCGGCCGGGTTGATATCGTTGTGAATAACGCGGGCTACGCTAACATAGCCGCTGTTGAAACCGCTCCTGAAGATGATTTCCGGCGTCAGTTCGAGACCAACTTCTGGGGTGTCTACAACGTCTCGAAGGCCGCTCTGCCGGTTCTCCGTAAGCAGGGATCGGGGACGATCGTGCAGTTCTCATCCGTCGGTGGACGTGTCGGTGGAACGCCGGGCCTCGGTTCCTATCAGGCCGCGAAGTTCGCCGTGGACGGCTTCACCCGCGTGCTCGCGGCGGAAACAGCGCCCTTCGGCATTCGATATCTTGTGATCGAACCAGGCGGCTTCGCGACGGATTGGGCGGGTGCGTCGATGGACATTCAGAATATTCCCCAGGAATATGATGCCACGGTCGGGAACATCGCTCGCATCATGGGCACCGCTACTACGAACCGTGGAGACCCGGACCGGGCCGGGGAGATCATCGTGCGCACCGTCAAGCGCGCGAACATCCCCACGCATCTCGTTCTTGGTGGCGGCGCCGTGCAGAGTGCCATTGCTTATTCCAACAAGCAGATCGCGGAAGTCACGGCCTGGCAGGCAATCAGCAATTCGGCCGATTTCGGTCAGGAGTATCCTGCCGACATGCCGGCGGACGAGCCGGCGAAATAA
- a CDS encoding TetR family transcriptional regulator, which translates to MRKSDATKQRLIEAATVEFATYGIAGGRVDRIAANAKCNKQAIYAYFESKDGLFDVVYDRMVNATIQSIPIDANDLPAYAARLFDRYRTHPEVLRLTRWHNLERNTPPPQVALDAAAEKIAAIRTAQKSGVITRRYKAEDLLELLLSMAKVGAEGSPESGPSNASPDDLRKTLIDAVKKIVAP; encoded by the coding sequence ATGAGAAAATCCGATGCGACCAAGCAGCGTTTAATCGAGGCGGCGACTGTTGAATTCGCGACATACGGAATCGCTGGAGGTCGCGTTGACCGGATTGCAGCGAACGCCAAATGCAACAAGCAGGCGATCTATGCATATTTTGAAAGTAAAGACGGTCTGTTTGATGTCGTCTATGACAGGATGGTCAATGCAACCATTCAGAGCATTCCGATCGATGCCAATGATCTCCCCGCTTATGCGGCCAGACTTTTTGATCGCTATCGCACTCATCCCGAGGTTCTGAGGTTAACGCGGTGGCATAATCTTGAACGGAATACGCCGCCTCCGCAGGTGGCTCTTGATGCGGCGGCTGAGAAGATCGCCGCCATTCGCACTGCCCAAAAATCCGGTGTGATCACCCGCCGTTACAAAGCCGAAGATCTACTCGAGCTCCTGTTGAGTATGGCCAAGGTCGGGGCTGAAGGCTCGCCCGAAAGCGGTCCTTCCAATGCCTCTCCGGATGATTTACGCAAAACTCTGATCGACGCTGTGAAGAAAATCGTTGCGCCATAG
- a CDS encoding transposase codes for MKHTEDFKREAVRIALSSGLSRTRIAADLGIGKSTLGKWIVEYRPTGPTSEPQGDLARENERLRLENRILREEREILKKLPGSLRARSHEVRLHPWASA; via the coding sequence ATGAAGCATACGGAAGATTTCAAACGCGAGGCCGTGAGGATTGCGTTGAGCAGCGGGCTGTCACGCACGCGCATTGCGGCCGACCTTGGTATTGGCAAATCCACTCTGGGTAAATGGATAGTGGAGTACCGTCCGACCGGGCCGACATCCGAGCCTCAGGGTGACCTGGCCCGCGAGAATGAACGTCTTCGTCTGGAGAACCGGATTCTGCGGGAGGAGAGGGAAATCCTAAAAAAGCTACCCGGTTCCTTGCGAGCCAGAAGCCATGAGGTTCGCCTTCATCCATGGGCATCGGCATGA
- a CDS encoding SDR family NAD(P)-dependent oxidoreductase, translating to MKQFEHKVALVTGAGSGMGRDTAIVLAERGAAVTLVGRREEKLAEVAAEITTAGGRVMSVAGDVSKPEDIERAVARTVEAFGGLHYAVNNAGVSGCFDPLPEMSVESWNRTISIDLSSLFLWTQI from the coding sequence ATGAAGCAATTCGAGCATAAGGTGGCGCTCGTTACGGGGGCGGGATCGGGCATGGGACGCGACACCGCCATTGTGCTGGCGGAGCGTGGAGCCGCTGTCACTCTGGTCGGCCGGCGGGAAGAAAAACTCGCCGAGGTCGCGGCAGAAATTACCACCGCTGGCGGTCGGGTAATGTCTGTCGCGGGCGACGTCAGCAAGCCGGAAGATATCGAACGGGCAGTTGCACGTACCGTCGAGGCCTTCGGCGGCTTGCACTATGCGGTCAATAATGCCGGCGTCTCTGGCTGCTTTGATCCGCTCCCGGAGATGAGCGTCGAAAGCTGGAACCGCACGATCAGTATTGATCTTAGCAGCCTGTTCCTATGGACTCAAATATGA
- a CDS encoding O-methyltransferase, with translation MTAPVTLKKTSTLTTAPVASLLDRLFAEADAATSPAVSELPREELQRLAGSRTDYRKFYGLAKDLWLPVSRETGTLLYMLARANWAKGIVEFGTSFGLSTIHLAAALRDNGGGRLITTEFESSKIARARHHLEEAGLADLVEFREGDALQTLATGLPESIDLVLLDGAKPLYPDILDLLEDRLQTGALIVADNADHSPAYLARVRSPAAGYLSVPFAGDVELSVRLG, from the coding sequence ATGACCGCCCCCGTGACCCTCAAAAAGACCTCGACGCTGACCACCGCGCCTGTTGCCTCTTTACTGGATCGCCTGTTTGCTGAGGCAGACGCCGCAACAAGCCCTGCCGTCTCGGAATTGCCCCGTGAGGAATTGCAGCGCCTTGCCGGAAGTCGGACCGACTATCGGAAATTCTATGGTCTCGCAAAAGACCTGTGGCTCCCTGTTTCGCGTGAGACGGGTACGCTGCTTTACATGCTGGCACGCGCCAACTGGGCGAAAGGCATTGTTGAATTTGGAACGTCCTTCGGTCTCTCCACCATCCATCTCGCTGCCGCGCTGCGCGACAATGGCGGGGGCAGGCTGATTACCACTGAGTTTGAATCCTCCAAGATTGCCCGCGCCCGGCATCATCTTGAAGAAGCGGGTCTGGCAGATCTTGTGGAGTTCCGCGAGGGCGACGCCCTGCAGACGCTGGCGACCGGTCTCCCCGAGAGTATCGATCTCGTGCTGCTTGACGGCGCCAAGCCGCTCTACCCCGATATTCTCGATCTTCTGGAGGACAGGCTGCAGACCGGCGCGCTGATCGTCGCGGATAATGCCGATCACAGCCCTGCGTATCTGGCGCGCGTCCGCTCTCCTGCCGCCGGGTATCTCTCCGTGCCGTTCGCCGGGGACGTCGAACTGTCCGTAAGGCTTGGCTGA
- a CDS encoding IS3 family transposase (programmed frameshift), which yields MKRSRFTEEQIIGILKEQEAGVKVSDLCCKHGISDATFYKWKIRYGGLEVSKIRRLKALEDENSRLKRLLADAILDNAALKEIVGKKVVTPVAKRQAVDHIRGVLALSERRACALVGVGRRVARYISTGADDAALRQRLRELADQRRRFGYRRLGYLLAREEFSPNHKKLFRLYQEEGLKVRHRRGRKRALGTRSPMTIPQEPGQRWSLDFVSDALICGRRFCILAVIDDFSRKNLALVADTSLSGGRVARELTALVERYGNPLMIVSDNGTEFTSHAILKWADEMKVEWHYIAPGKPQQNGFVESFNGRLRDECLNETLFTSLSHARQVLADWREDYNTVRPHSRLGGRTPDQVARQVSRGHAPETLVIPSTQSHKKRELSF from the exons ATGAAGCGCAGTCGTTTTACGGAAGAGCAGATCATAGGGATACTGAAGGAACAAGAAGCCGGGGTGAAGGTCTCTGATCTTTGCTGCAAACACGGGATCAGTGACGCGACGTTCTACAAATGGAAGATCCGCTATGGCGGTCTTGAAGTTTCCAAGATCAGGCGACTGAAAGCGTTGGAAGATGAAAACAGTCGCCTGAAACGTCTTCTGGCGGATGCGATTCTGGATAATGCGGCGCTGAAGGAAATTGTTGGAAAAA AAGTGGTAACGCCTGTCGCGAAACGGCAGGCGGTCGACCATATTCGTGGTGTTCTGGCGCTGAGCGAACGCCGAGCCTGTGCGCTTGTTGGTGTTGGCAGGCGTGTCGCGCGGTATATTTCTACCGGAGCGGACGATGCTGCCCTGCGCCAGCGTCTACGGGAACTGGCGGACCAACGACGCCGCTTTGGCTATCGCCGCCTGGGTTATCTTCTGGCGCGGGAAGAATTCAGCCCCAATCACAAGAAGCTGTTCCGCCTTTACCAAGAGGAAGGTCTGAAAGTCCGTCATCGGCGTGGCCGCAAAAGGGCACTGGGGACACGTTCTCCCATGACCATCCCTCAGGAACCCGGGCAGCGCTGGAGCCTGGATTTTGTTTCGGATGCCCTGATCTGTGGCCGCCGGTTCTGCATTCTGGCTGTTATCGACGATTTCAGTCGCAAGAACCTGGCATTGGTTGCCGACACGTCATTATCAGGTGGACGTGTGGCGCGGGAACTGACGGCTCTGGTGGAACGATATGGCAACCCCCTCATGATTGTCAGCGACAACGGTACGGAGTTCACATCCCATGCCATCCTGAAATGGGCCGATGAGATGAAGGTTGAATGGCACTATATCGCCCCCGGGAAACCGCAACAGAACGGCTTTGTCGAAAGTTTCAACGGCCGGTTGAGGGATGAATGCCTCAACGAGACGCTGTTCACGTCTCTCAGCCATGCCCGACAGGTTCTGGCTGACTGGCGGGAAGACTACAATACGGTGCGCCCCCATTCCCGACTGGGTGGCAGGACACCGGATCAGGTCGCCAGACAAGTGTCTCGGGGGCATGCCCCCGAGACACTTGTCATCCCATCAACCCAAAGCCATAAAAAACGGGAACTCTCCTTTTGA
- a CDS encoding SDR family NAD(P)-dependent oxidoreductase, with amino-acid sequence MILAACSYGLKYEIPAILAAGGGAIVNVSSVFADRGGPTADYSSAKHGIRGLTRTAAIQYGRQGLRVNELQPGVIDTEMTQAHPEGTQKVVDNGIPMGRVGTGREIATAVAFLLSDEASYINGAHIAVDGGFLA; translated from the coding sequence TTGATCTTAGCAGCCTGTTCCTATGGACTCAAATATGAAATCCCCGCGATTCTGGCTGCCGGCGGGGGCGCAATCGTCAACGTCTCCAGCGTGTTCGCCGATCGTGGTGGTCCTACTGCCGATTATTCTTCCGCCAAGCATGGCATCCGGGGCCTCACCCGGACGGCGGCGATACAGTATGGACGGCAGGGCTTACGGGTGAACGAGCTTCAACCAGGAGTTATCGACACTGAAATGACGCAAGCTCACCCGGAAGGAACACAAAAGGTAGTCGATAATGGAATTCCGATGGGCCGAGTAGGCACTGGGCGCGAAATTGCGACTGCCGTCGCTTTTCTTTTGTCCGATGAAGCATCTTACATCAACGGCGCACATATTGCCGTTGATGGAGGTTTTTTGGCTTGA
- a CDS encoding SDR family oxidoreductase, protein MHVFVTGATGWVGSAVVQDLIGAGHQVTGLARNDEKAARLAASGATVLRATLDDLDALKNAASTADAVIHTAFNHDFSKFPESAAQDQRVIEALGSALEGSKHPLLVTSGLSGLSAGATEADLPDPASPRRSEVAARALKERGVRVATVRLAPSVHGIGDHGFIPIVIRLAREKGVSAYIGDGQNKWSGVYRLDAAKVYRLALEQGVTEAVYHAVADEAVPFRDIASIIGRRLGLPVEPREREHFGWFANMAGGNMAASSARTRALLGWNPTGPSLLADLEQPAYYA, encoded by the coding sequence ATGCATGTCTTCGTAACAGGGGCCACCGGCTGGGTCGGTTCTGCAGTGGTTCAGGACCTGATCGGTGCCGGGCATCAGGTGACCGGTCTGGCCCGGAATGATGAAAAGGCGGCTCGCCTGGCCGCATCCGGTGCGACGGTCTTACGCGCCACGCTCGATGATCTGGACGCACTGAAAAACGCCGCCTCAACAGCAGATGCGGTCATTCACACGGCGTTCAACCATGATTTCTCGAAATTCCCCGAAAGTGCGGCGCAGGATCAGCGTGTGATTGAGGCGTTGGGCAGTGCGCTGGAAGGATCGAAGCACCCGCTACTTGTCACGTCCGGTCTGTCGGGCCTGTCTGCCGGCGCAACGGAGGCGGATTTGCCTGATCCGGCCTCTCCGCGCAGGTCTGAGGTGGCCGCGCGGGCGCTGAAGGAACGCGGTGTCCGTGTTGCCACGGTGCGGCTCGCGCCGTCAGTACACGGCATCGGCGATCACGGGTTCATTCCGATCGTCATTCGCCTGGCGCGCGAAAAGGGGGTGTCAGCCTATATCGGTGACGGCCAGAACAAATGGTCCGGCGTCTATCGACTGGACGCGGCAAAAGTCTATCGGCTTGCGCTTGAACAGGGCGTGACCGAGGCCGTCTATCATGCGGTCGCCGATGAAGCCGTACCGTTCAGGGACATTGCCAGCATCATTGGTCGTCGGCTCGGCTTGCCGGTCGAGCCGAGAGAACGGGAGCATTTCGGCTGGTTCGCCAACATGGCGGGCGGGAACATGGCGGCTTCCAGTGCGCGAACGCGTGCGCTGCTCGGCTGGAACCCGACAGGCCCTTCACTGCTCGCTGATCTCGAACAGCCTGCTTACTACGCCTGA
- a CDS encoding VOC family protein — protein MKLNHINLCTSNVLALSSLLEKHFGFVLEETRGQHAFAQLTGTDGMTLVLMDMSKMPQPYPRNFHIGFILDDPLEVRTRHASLCADGYLPGPVEVMTRGRDRWTLFYHPAGDDLLIEVSAQEPA, from the coding sequence ATGAAGCTGAACCATATCAACCTCTGCACGAGCAATGTGCTGGCACTGTCTTCCCTGCTTGAAAAGCATTTCGGATTTGTCCTTGAGGAGACACGCGGGCAGCACGCCTTTGCCCAGCTTACGGGCACGGATGGCATGACGCTGGTCCTGATGGACATGAGCAAAATGCCCCAGCCCTACCCGCGCAATTTCCATATCGGGTTCATTCTCGATGATCCGCTTGAGGTACGCACCCGACATGCCAGCCTGTGCGCTGACGGCTATCTGCCAGGACCGGTGGAAGTCATGACGCGTGGGCGTGACCGCTGGACCCTGTTCTATCACCCCGCAGGTGACGACCTGCTGATTGAAGTCAGTGCACAGGAACCGGCGTGA
- a CDS encoding TetR family transcriptional regulator, whose translation MTDRPKPRISARKQPKQTRSAGLVATILEAATLVLAEEGATRFTTARVAEKAGVSVGSLYQYFPNKAAILFRLQADEWRRTTGMLRDILEDKRHPPLERLRAVTHAFIRSECEEAAVRVALGDAAPLYRDAPEASEARESGDRILLHFMQELLPDAPDRTRELAADLITMTFSAVGKEFSGTARTIAEIDAYADAMADMFCAWLVKISADYAV comes from the coding sequence ATGACCGATCGTCCCAAGCCTCGAATTTCGGCCCGAAAGCAACCCAAGCAAACCCGCTCCGCCGGGCTTGTGGCAACCATTCTGGAAGCCGCGACACTGGTGCTGGCGGAGGAAGGTGCCACCCGCTTTACGACAGCGCGCGTTGCCGAGAAGGCGGGCGTAAGCGTTGGTTCACTATATCAGTATTTTCCCAACAAGGCAGCGATCCTGTTCCGGCTCCAGGCCGACGAATGGCGGCGAACGACAGGAATGCTGCGCGATATCCTTGAGGATAAGCGTCATCCGCCCCTGGAGCGTTTGCGCGCGGTCACTCATGCCTTCATACGCTCCGAATGCGAAGAGGCGGCTGTTCGCGTGGCGCTGGGCGATGCGGCTCCTCTTTATCGGGATGCGCCCGAGGCCTCTGAAGCACGGGAATCCGGCGACCGGATCCTGCTGCATTTCATGCAGGAGCTTCTCCCGGACGCGCCAGACCGAACGCGTGAGCTGGCGGCTGATCTGATCACGATGACCTTCAGCGCGGTCGGCAAGGAATTTTCCGGGACTGCCCGGACAATCGCGGAAATCGATGCCTATGCGGACGCCATGGCCGACATGTTCTGCGCCTGGCTTGTGAAGATCTCGGCCGACTATGCTGTTTGA
- a CDS encoding SDR family oxidoreductase: protein MRKWTTSNIPDIHGRSFVVTGTGGLGFEDALALAHAGATVILAGRNPAKGSDAVARIKRESPKAAISFEALDLADLASIAAFGERLRSQHDHLDVLINNAGVMMPPTRKVTSDGFELQFGTNYLGHFALTAHLLPLLRKGGHPRVITLSSIAARDGRITFDDLQAIRNYKPMPVYSQSKLACLMFALELQRRSEAGNWGITSIAAHPGISRTDLLPNGAGASSILGLARRILWFLFQPAAQGALPTLFAATSSEAKGGCYYGPDRLSETRGYPTAAKIPPAALDRQDAARLWDISEQLTHVQFG, encoded by the coding sequence ATGAGAAAATGGACGACATCAAACATTCCAGACATACATGGCCGTTCATTCGTGGTGACCGGGACTGGCGGCCTTGGGTTTGAGGATGCGCTGGCGCTCGCACATGCTGGCGCAACGGTCATTCTCGCCGGACGAAATCCAGCCAAGGGCTCGGACGCCGTCGCACGGATAAAAAGAGAATCCCCCAAGGCAGCCATAAGCTTTGAGGCTCTTGATCTGGCTGATCTTGCGTCAATTGCCGCGTTTGGTGAACGTCTGCGTAGCCAACACGACCATCTCGACGTGCTTATCAACAATGCTGGCGTGATGATGCCACCCACCCGCAAAGTGACCTCAGATGGTTTCGAACTGCAGTTTGGAACCAATTATCTTGGACATTTCGCCCTCACCGCGCATCTGCTGCCCCTGCTTCGCAAGGGGGGCCATCCGCGCGTTATAACACTTTCCAGCATTGCAGCGCGTGACGGTCGGATCACGTTTGATGATCTTCAGGCAATACGTAATTATAAGCCCATGCCGGTCTACAGCCAGTCCAAGCTGGCTTGCCTGATGTTTGCGTTGGAACTTCAGCGTCGCAGCGAAGCAGGAAATTGGGGGATCACCAGCATCGCAGCCCATCCCGGCATTTCGCGTACGGATCTGCTTCCGAATGGGGCTGGGGCTTCGAGCATATTGGGCCTTGCGCGGCGGATATTGTGGTTTCTCTTCCAGCCGGCCGCCCAGGGCGCACTCCCGACACTTTTCGCCGCGACGTCATCGGAGGCAAAAGGTGGCTGCTATTATGGCCCCGACAGGCTGAGCGAGACGCGGGGGTATCCCACCGCTGCCAAAATACCCCCCGCCGCACTAGACCGGCAGGATGCTGCCCGCCTGTGGGATATCTCCGAACAGCTTACCCATGTGCAATTCGGGTAA